CGTCGAAGGTGCGGTCACCGAGGAGCCGGCGGGAGCGCACGACGGTGCCGGCGCCCTTGCCCACGGGGTAGCGCGGCCGGGGACGGGCGGTGGTGGCGGCCCGGACGATCTTCTTGGCGACCGTGTCGGGGCTGCTGGCCACCGCGGGGCCGTCGCCACGCTCCATCGTGGCCCGCACCTTCTCGGCCATCGCCTCGTAGCCACCACCCTGGCTGACCTCGGTCAGGCTCTCGCGGGAGATGGTGTTCCACTCGGTGAGGATCGGGCCCGGCTCGATGATCACGACCTTGATGCCGAACGGCGCGAGCTCCAGTCGCAGGCTGTCGCTGAGACCTTCGACGGCGAACTTGGTGGCGTGGTACCACGCACCGAGCGGCTCGTAGAACTTCCCGCCGATGCTGCTGATGTTGATCACCCGCCCGCTCCCCTGCGCCCGCATGTGCGGTGTCGCCAGCTGGGTCAGCCGGGCCAGGCCGAACACGTTCACCTCGAACTGCCGCCGCGCCTCGTCGATCGGGACGTCCTCGACGGCCCCGTAGGACCCGTAGCCGGCGTTGTTGACCAGCACGTCGATGCCGCCCTGCTCGTCGATCACCCGGGCCATGCCGTAGACCATCGAGGCGTCGTCGGTGACGTCCATCGCGAACGTCGTCACCCCGGCCCGCGCCAGCGGCTCCATCCGCTCCACCCGCCTCGCCACGGCGTACGTCGTGAAGCCGGCCGCCTGGAGGCGCAGCGCCGCCTTCTCCCCGATCCCGCTCGAGCCGCCGGTCACCAGGGCCACCTTGTTCGTCATGGACCCATCATGGCGCGTGGGGCAGGCCGACGACCACGACGGCGGCGCGGGCTACGGGGCCGACTGGAACCAGACCGGGTCCGTGGCCAGCTTCTGCACCTCGGCCATGGTCAGCACGGGCGTATCCCGGGTCGGGTCGCTGGCGTGGACGTAGTTGGCGGCGAGCACGTCCACGATGGTGCCGTCCTCGAAGGTCACGTTCGCGATGTGCTCGACCGCCCGTGCCGAGGCTTGCGTACCGTCGGGGCGCGTCGTGACGGTGAACATCCAGCCGTCGGCGAGGCGCGTGCACGACTCGGCGGATCCCGCCCTTCCGGCGACCAGGCTGCACTTCTGTGAGGAGTGCAGGATGTCCGCCGGCGAGAGAGGCTTCCCTGTGACGAGCTCGACCAGGACCGTGCCGGTCCCCGACCCATCGGGGTCCAGGGAGCGCTGGACCCTCACGAAGGGCTCCGCGGCGCTCCCTCCGGAGGTGGCCGAGAGGGGATCGCCGGGCACAGGCAGCAGCGCCGAGAGCCGTGCATCGGCGACCTCGGGCGACGGCAGGCCGGTTCCCTGGTCGGTCGCTCCCGGGTCAGCCACCGCGCCGCCGTCCGGCTGGTGCGAGCCACCCCCGTGCAGGCCGGCACCCACCGACACCGCCACGACCGCGACGGCGCCGACGCCGACGCCGAGGCGACGGCGCCGCTCGTGCCGCCGCCCGTCGCGCACGGCTCGCGCGATCAGCGCCTCGCTGTCGAGGTCGACCGGACCGAGCACGGCTCCCAGGTCCTCGTAGGTCTCCATCAGCCGGCGTCCTCTCTCGTGGTGGTGGTCGGAACGTGGGCGTCGGTGCCGAGGGCGACGCGGACCCGGGCCAAGGCCCTCGGGGCCCGGCTCCGGACCGCCTGCGGCGTCAGCCGCAGCTCGGCCGCGACCGTGGCGACGTCGCTGTCCAGCAGGTAGCGGTGAACCACGACGGCACGGTCCAGTGGCTCCAGCTCGCGCAGCGCGGTCAGCAGTGCCTGGCGCAGCACCACGTCGTCCTCGGGCGTCCGCGCGGCGGGACGCTCGGGGACCTGGCCGACCGGGACCTCCCGGCTGCTGCGCCGGCGTACGCCGTCCAGGAACAGCCGGGTCTGTATGGTCCGGACATAGGCGACCGGGTTACCGGCTGCCTGGATCGGCCCCACTTCAGGTAGGCCCGGGTCAGCGTCGACTGCACGAGGTCCTCGGCCGCGGTGGCCTCGCCGGTGAGCAGGACCGCGGCCCGCATCAGGTCCTGGCTGCGCGCTCGCGCGAAGTCCTCGAACTCCGCCTCGTCGCGACGCCTCACCTGCTACCCCCTCGAGTGGTCCTTCACCCTCCTAGACGGGACGGGGAGGCACTCCGTGTCACGGTAGCTCCGCGAAACCGCCGCCGACCCTCTCCGCGACCGCCCGCAACCGGATGCGGGTGACGTCGCTGACCCTCGCCAGTCCGGCCAGATCGGCGTTGGAGCCCTCCCGGGTCGGCTCGGGCGAGTTGATCGACAGGCAGGTACGACGGCCACCGTCCGCGGCGTTCTGGAGCGCGACCGCATGACCCGTCGTACCGCTGCCGGCGAAGGGGTCGAGCACCTGCGCGTCGGCGGGCATGGTCTCCAGGATCCGGCGGAGCAGGCCGGTCGGCTTGGGCGACTCGAAGAGGTGCCCCACCAGCGCCTTGAGCTCGGCGACCGCGGTGTCGGTGGAGCCGATCTCGGAGGCCAGCCAGATCGTGCGCAGCTTCTTGCGGCGGCCCTCGTGCAGCCAGTCCAGCTGGAAGACGTCGGGCCGCCGGCCGAGCGCGCCGTTCACCCAGCGGCAGACCAGGTCGTCGGGGCGCTCGGCGATCAGCGCCGCCGACCAGCGCCACACGGCAGGAGCACCGTCGCCGAAGACCGGCTTGATCTCGCTGCCGCCGTCGAACGGGTCGACCGAGACCCGGCCGGTCTCGGGTGAGCCCCAGATCGCGAAGTGCATGGTGGGGGCGGTGACCGGGTTGAACTTCTTGTTGGTGTTGCGCAGGGGCAGCCGTCGGTGCCGGCGGCCGTCGGCTGCGGTCAGCGGGAAGTCGGCGGGGTCGACCGTCGACGGGCTGGACGGATCGAGGGCGCAGGCGGACGGCGTACGCGCGTAGACCAGGAGGTACTCGTGCGAGGTCGCGAAGCCGCCCCCCAGCTGGCGGCCCTTGGCGTTGAGGTTGACCACGATCTGCGCGAGGAAGGCGTCCTCGCCGAAGACGTCGTCCATCAGCAGGCGCAGCCGGGCGACCTCGTGGTCGTCGATGCTGACGAACACCGCGCCGCGCTCGCTGGTCACCTCGCGGACGGCGTGCAGCCGCGGCCGCATCGTCGCGGCCCACACCTCGTGCCGGTCGGCGTGGCGCCCGGCCACCTTGTCGCGGTAGGCGAAGGGGTTGCCGGTGTTGTACGGCGGGTCGAGATAGACCACGTCGAAGCGCCGGCCCTCGGCGGCGAGCCGCGGCAGCACGTCGAGGTTGTCCCCCTCGACGAACGTGTTCCACGGCTCCACGTGTCCACGCTAGGGCCACCCGGGCGGCGTACCGGCTCGACACGGCGCGCAGCCTCCGCCCTGCGGCCGGACCGGACCCTACGGTGGACGCCATGCCCACCGCCTCACGCCGTCGAGCCTCGCGGGTGCTGGCCTCGGCCCTGCTCGTCCTGGTCGTCGGCACGACGCCGGGCAGCGTCGGCCGGACGACCGGCGAGATCACCTGGACGGTGGCGCCGGGCGTCGAGTACCGGGACTGGCGGTTCCACACCGCCGCCGGTCCGCAGCACCTCCACGTGCTCGACATCGACCCGAGCGTGGCCGGCCTGGGCCTGGACTACGTCGCGCACCATCGCCTGCGCACCCGCGGCACGGCCACCAGGCTCCTGGTGCGGGACCCTGCAGCGGTCGCGGGTGTGAACGGGAGCTTCTTCGACATCGGCGACACCGGCGCCCCGCTCGGGACCGGTCAGAGCCGCACCCGGGGTCTGCTGCACGCGGCGGCCGCCGGCTGGAACCAGGCGTTCTACCAGGCCGGAGACGGCACCTACCACGTCGGCCCGCTGACCTCCTCGGCCCACATCACCGGTCATCCGGACTGGCGGGTGAGCGGCTTCAACGTCCCGCACGCCAGACCCGACTCGATCACCGTCTACACCGCGGCCTGGGGCCGGGCAGCCGGCCGGCGCGTGGTCGACGACCCGACCGCGAAGGTGCGCGAGGTCCACGTGCGCAAGGGCATCGTGCGCCGGAACAGCCGTCGGCCGCTCGGCGACCGTCGGTTCCGGGGGTTCCTGCTGCTCGGCGTGGGAGCCGGGGCGCATGCCCTGAGGTCCCTGGCGATCGGGACCCGGCTGCGCGCCCACTGGTCGCTCGACCAGCCCACCGAGATGGCGATCACCGGGAGCCAGGTGCTCGTGCAGGGCGGCGCGGTGGTGGCCACCGACGACCACGTGCGCGCGCCCCGCACCGCGGTCGGCATCGACCAGGACACCGGTCACATCCTCCTGCTGGCGCTGGACGGCCGGCAGACCGGAGCGACCGGCCTGACCACGCGGGCCTGGGGCCGGGTGCTGGCAGGTCTGGGCATCGACGACGCGCTGAACCTCGACGGCGGCGGCTCGACCACGATGGTCGCCCGCAACGCGTCGGGCACCTCGACCGGCGTGGTCAACGTTCCGTCGCTCGGTCACCAGCGTGACCTGCCCGACGTCCTCG
This genomic window from Nocardioides cynanchi contains:
- a CDS encoding oxidoreductase; this translates as MTNKVALVTGGSSGIGEKAALRLQAAGFTTYAVARRVERMEPLARAGVTTFAMDVTDDASMVYGMARVIDEQGGIDVLVNNAGYGSYGAVEDVPIDEARRQFEVNVFGLARLTQLATPHMRAQGSGRVINISSIGGKFYEPLGAWYHATKFAVEGLSDSLRLELAPFGIKVVIIEPGPILTEWNTISRESLTEVSQGGGYEAMAEKVRATMERGDGPAVASSPDTVAKKIVRAATTARPRPRYPVGKGAGTVVRSRRLLGDRTFDAVIKRMYL
- a CDS encoding phosphodiester glycosidase family protein — protein: MPTASRRRASRVLASALLVLVVGTTPGSVGRTTGEITWTVAPGVEYRDWRFHTAAGPQHLHVLDIDPSVAGLGLDYVAHHRLRTRGTATRLLVRDPAAVAGVNGSFFDIGDTGAPLGTGQSRTRGLLHAAAAGWNQAFYQAGDGTYHVGPLTSSAHITGHPDWRVSGFNVPHARPDSITVYTAAWGRAAGRRVVDDPTAKVREVHVRKGIVRRNSRRPLGDRRFRGFLLLGVGAGAHALRSLAIGTRLRAHWSLDQPTEMAITGSQVLVQGGAVVATDDHVRAPRTAVGIDQDTGHILLLALDGRQTGATGLTTRAWGRVLAGLGIDDALNLDGGGSTTMVARNASGTSTGVVNVPSLGHQRDLPDVLAVESTAPPG
- a CDS encoding sigma factor-like helix-turn-helix DNA-binding protein, producing MGPIQAAGNPVAYVRTIQTRLFLDGVRRRSSREVPVGQVPERPAARTPEDDVVLRQALLTALRELEPLDRAVVVHRYLLDSDVATVAAELRLTPQAVRSRAPRALARVRVALGTDAHVPTTTTREDAG
- a CDS encoding site-specific DNA-methyltransferase codes for the protein MEPWNTFVEGDNLDVLPRLAAEGRRFDVVYLDPPYNTGNPFAYRDKVAGRHADRHEVWAATMRPRLHAVREVTSERGAVFVSIDDHEVARLRLLMDDVFGEDAFLAQIVVNLNAKGRQLGGGFATSHEYLLVYARTPSACALDPSSPSTVDPADFPLTAADGRRHRRLPLRNTNKKFNPVTAPTMHFAIWGSPETGRVSVDPFDGGSEIKPVFGDGAPAVWRWSAALIAERPDDLVCRWVNGALGRRPDVFQLDWLHEGRRKKLRTIWLASEIGSTDTAVAELKALVGHLFESPKPTGLLRRILETMPADAQVLDPFAGSGTTGHAVALQNAADGGRRTCLSINSPEPTREGSNADLAGLARVSDVTRIRLRAVAERVGGGFAELP